Proteins encoded in a region of the Phaenicophaeus curvirostris isolate KB17595 chromosome 1, BPBGC_Pcur_1.0, whole genome shotgun sequence genome:
- the LIPT2 gene encoding octanoyl-[acyl-carrier-protein]:protein N-octanoyltransferase LIPT2, mitochondrial: MAAPPVRALRLGLCPYAAAVRAQERCVARARGGAESVVLSEPAGPVFAWGLRGAPGAAAAAALRARGAGLAAARRGGHITFHGPGQLLAFPVLDLRRRRLPLRGYVAALQALVLRLCRRLGLPAARALPPPLTGVWVGDSKLCAIGVHCGHYITSHGLALNCCTDLSWFDHIVPCGLEGKGVTSLSRELGQHVTVDQVLQPFLDSFQEVFQCTLVFSEDPED, from the exons atGGCGGCCCCGCCGGTGCGCGCGCTGCGCCTGGGGCTGTGCCCGTACGCGGCGGCGGTGCGCGCGCAGGAGCGGTGCGTGGCGCGCGCGCGGGGCGGCGCGGAGAGCGTGGTGCTGAGCGAGCCGGCGGGGCCCGTGTTCGCGTGGGGCCTGCGGGGCGCGccgggcgcggcggcggcggcggcgctgagggcgcggggcgcggggctggCGGCGGCGCGGCGCGGCGGCCACATCACCTTCCACGGGCCCGGGCAGCTGCTCGCCTTCCCGGTGCTCGACCTGCGGCGGCGCCGCCTGCCGCTGCGCGGGTACGTGGCGGCGCTGCAGGCGCTGGTGCTGCGGCTCTGCCGCCGCCTCGGGCTGCCCGCCGCCCGCGCGCTGCCGCCGCCCCTCACCGGCGTCTGGGTGGGCGACAGCAAGCTCTGCGCCATCG GGGTGCACTGTGGCCACTACATCACCTCCCATGGCCTGGCGCTGAACTGCTGCACTGACCTCAGCTGGTTTGACCACATCGTCCCTTGTGGGCTGGAGGGAAAAGGTGTCACCTCGCTGAGCCGTGAGCTGGGGCAGCATGTCACCGTTGATCAAgtcctccagcccttcctcGACTCCTTCCAGGAGGTGTTTCAATGCACCTTGGTCTTTTCGGAAGACCCCGAGGACTAG
- the KCNE3 gene encoding potassium voltage-gated channel subfamily E member 3 has protein sequence MLQSRLSLAAAQEPPWPEDMEEDNRLETWYQSLQAVLNALNQTLQGGIFCPTDRPATTTAAARNTSAPPGHSSRNDNAYMYILFVMTLFAVTVGSLILGYTRSRKVDKRSDPYHVYIKNRVSMI, from the exons ATGCTGCAGTCCCGGCTCAGCCTGGCGGCAGCGCAGGAACCACCCTGG CCTGAGGACATGGAGGAAGACAACCGGTTGGAGACCTGGTACCAAAGCCTCCAGGCAGTACTTAATGCTTTGAACCAGACGCTGCAAGGGGGCATCTTCTGCCCCACCGACCGTCCTGCCACCACCACGGCTGCTGCACGCAACACCAGTGCCCCCCCGGGCCACTCCAGCCGTAATGACAACGCCTACATGTACATCCTCTTCGTCATGACGCTCTTCGCTGTCACGGTGGGGAGCCTCATCCTGGGCTACACCCGCTCCCGCAAAGTGGACAAGCGCAGCGACCCGTACCACGTCTACATCAAGAACAGGGTCTCCATGATCTGA